The Kribbella sp. HUAS MG21 genome includes the window GCAGCTCGACCAGGACCTCGGCCTCGTCGGTGTCCGGGATCGTCTCGACCGCGAGCAGGTCAGGCCCCGCGCTCGCGAGCAGCTCCAGCCGCGGCCCGTGGAAGTCGCGCAGCACCGTCGCGCTCACGCCGTACCGCCCCCGGTACTCCGACCCGTCCGCCAGCATCGCGCCGTACGGCCCCACCGAAGCGGCGACCAACCGTCCGGGAAACTCGTCCCGCACTTCACGAGCGATTCGCACACTACTGGCAATCAAACGCTCCGCCTCCGGACGCTCCACTCCGGCCCGCTCGAACCCGACCACGCTGGCCTGATAACTGGCCGTCGTAGCCACCATCGCCCCGGCCTCGAAGTACGCCCGATGCACCGCCGCGATCTCCCCCGGCCCGTCCCGCAGCAACCGCGCCGACCACAACGCATCCGACAGATCCTGCCCCCGCTCCTCCAGAGCATTCGACAGGCCGCCGTCCAGGACGACCAGCTGGTCAGATGCTCTTGACAAGTTCGAACACCTCGTCGGCGCAGCCCCAGGAGAGGGTCACGCCGGAGCCGCCGTGGCCGTAGCAGTGGATGATGGGTTCGCCGGAGCGGGTGCGGACGAGTTCGCAGCGGATCGTCGGGCGGGCGGGGCGGAGGCCTACACGTTGGCGGATGATCTTCGCCTTGTGGAGTTGGGGGACCAGCTCGGCGGCGCGTTCGAGGATCTGGGTCGTGGTCTTCGGGTCCACGGCGAGTGTCCAGTCGCCGGGCTGGCTGGTGCCGCCGACGACCACGTCGTTCTGCCGGGGGATCACGTACGTCAGCTCGTCCGGCGCCCGGTCCGCGACCAGCCACTCGGTCAGCCCGCACGGCTCGACCGTCAGCACCTGCCCGCGCACCGGCGTCACGGTCGGGTCGCTCGCCGTCAGGCGCGCGCCCAGTCCGGTGCAGTTGACGACGAGATCAGCCCCGGTCGGCAGTGCGGACAGCGCCGCGCGCGTCAGCGTCCCGCCGGCCGCCTCGAGCCGTTTCACCAGCGCGGGCAGGTACGCCGGCATGTCGATCACCGGCGCCGTGAACGACCACCCGTCCGCGAACCCGACCGGCGGCGACGCGACCCGCTGCAGATCCGGCAGTACGTCGGCCCACCGCGGATCCGGCGTCCGCTCCACCAGGAACTCGCGCCCGTGCCGCAGCTGCACCGAGGGCTCGGCCTCGGCCAGCTTCGCGAACTCCTCGTACGTCGCGCGCGACCACTCGGCCACCCGGTCCTCCGGCGCCGACAGGTACGGGTACCAGATCGCAGCCGCCACCGCC containing:
- a CDS encoding FAD-dependent oxidoreductase — protein: MRVIVVGAGVIGLSCAIRLAEGGYDVAVLARDLPLETTSAVAAAIWYPYLSAPEDRVAEWSRATYEEFAKLAEAEPSVQLRHGREFLVERTPDPRWADVLPDLQRVASPPVGFADGWSFTAPVIDMPAYLPALVKRLEAAGGTLTRAALSALPTGADLVVNCTGLGARLTASDPTVTPVRGQVLTVEPCGLTEWLVADRAPDELTYVIPRQNDVVVGGTSQPGDWTLAVDPKTTTQILERAAELVPQLHKAKIIRQRVGLRPARPTIRCELVRTRSGEPIIHCYGHGGSGVTLSWGCADEVFELVKSI
- the mmuM gene encoding homocysteine S-methyltransferase; translation: MSRASDQLVVLDGGLSNALEERGQDLSDALWSARLLRDGPGEIAAVHRAYFEAGAMVATTASYQASVVGFERAGVERPEAERLIASSVRIAREVRDEFPGRLVAASVGPYGAMLADGSEYRGRYGVSATVLRDFHGPRLELLASAGPDLLAVETIPDTDEAEVLVELLAELDLPAWFSYSVEGDHTRAGQPLTDAFAIPAIPQVIAVGINCCKPTDVLPAVRTAVEVTGKPAVAYPNRGESWDPVARTWIGDGTGPIDFAHSWLTAGATYIGGCCRVGPTDIRKLSSLVA